From a single Brassica oleracea var. oleracea cultivar TO1000 chromosome C5, BOL, whole genome shotgun sequence genomic region:
- the LOC106296048 gene encoding uncharacterized protein LOC106296048, producing the protein MEKKQGFFSALRGLSPSRSRVRSRSVSPARSSSPMKALSWGKKSSTAGGYCLSQPELSIGRSGSLRPVMEGPDPDEEGGIGGGGNVGDSKRLGSGLGHWVKGQLSRAPSVAATAVCRRNDLRLLLGVMGAPLAPIHVSSSDPLPHLSIKNTPIETSSAQYILQQYTAASGGQKLQSSVKNAYAMGKLKMITSELETASRTVRNRNPSKAESGGFVLWQMDPDMWYVELSVGGNKVRAGCNGKLVWRHTPWLGSHSAKGPVRPLRRGLQGLDPRTTAAMFAEAKCIGEKNVNGEDCFILKLCTDPETLKARSEGPAEIIRHVLSGYFSQKTGLLVHIEDSHLTRIQSNGGDTVFWETTYNSSLDDYRQVEGIMIAHSGHSVVTLFRFGEEAMSHTRTKMEESWTIEEVAFNVPGLSLDCFIPPADLKTGSVTEYPQEERGKNNNAVVLSAAHRAKVAALENGSFEANR; encoded by the exons ATGGAGAAAAAGCAAGGATTTTTCTCTGCTCTCAGAGGTCTCTCTCCGTCACGTTCAAGGGTTCGGTCTCGCTCAGTTAGCCCTGCTCGGTCTAGCTCCCCGATGAAAGCTCTCTCCTGGGGGAAGAAGAGCTCCACCGCCGGCGGGTACTGTCTGTCTCAGCCGGAGCTTTCAATCGGGAGATCCGGAAGCTTGAGACCTGTGATGGAAGGTCCCGATCCAGACGAAGAAGGAGGAATAGGAGGAGGAGGGAACGTAGGAGACTCGAAACGGCTCGGGTCGGGTCTAGGCCACTGGGTCAAGGGACAGCTGTCACGCGCTCCTTCCGTCGCAGCGACGGCCGTTTGTCGGAGAAACGATCTGAGGCTCCTTCTGGGAGTCATGGGAGCTCCTCTCGCTCCCATTCACGTCTCTTCCTCCGATCCTTTGCCTCATCTCAGCATCAAAAACACTCCAATC GAGACATCGTCTGCTCAGTACATTCTCCAACAGTACACTGCGGCTTCGGGCGGACAGAAGCTTCAGAGCTCCGTCAAGAACGCTTACGCTATGGGGAAGCTCAAGATGATCACTTCCGAGCTCGAAACTGCTTCAAGAACCGTTAGGAACCGGAACCCGTCAAAGGCTGAGAGCGGCGGTTTCGTTCTCTGGCAGATGGATCCGGACATGTGGTACGTTGAGCTCTCTGTTGGTGGTAATAAAGTTCGTGCTGGCTGTAACGGGAAGCTCGTGTGGCGACACACTCCTTGGCTTGGTTCTCACTCCGCTAAAGGACCCGTTAGGCCTCTCCGCCGTGGGCTTCAG GGGCTTGATCCGAGGACTACTGCTGCCATGTTTGCGGAGGCCAAGTGTATAGGAGAAAAGAATGTGAACGGTGAAGATTGCTTTATCCTCAAGCTATGCACTGACCCTGAGACGCTGAAGGCGAGGAGTGAAGGACCAGCAGAGATCATAAGACACGTCCTTTCCGGCTACTTTAGTCAGAAAACTGGACTCTTGGTTCACATCGAGGACTCGCATCTGACCAGGATCCAATCCAACGGTGGAGATACTGTTTTCTGGGAGACAACTTACAACTCGTCCCTAGACGATTACCGCCAGGTGGAAGGGATCATGATCGCTCACTCAGGACACTCGGTTGTGACGCTTTTCAGGTTTGGGGAAGAGGCGATGAGCCACACGAGGACTAAGATGGAAGAGAGCTGGACCATTGAGGAAGTTGCGTTTAATGTTCCTGGTCTGTCTCTTGATTGCTTTATACCGCCAGCTGATTTAAAGACCGGTTCTGTAACCGAATACCCACAAGAGGAGAGAGGGAAGAACAATAATGCTGTCGTGTTGTCTGCTGCTCACAGGGCTAAAGTTGCAGCATTGGAGAATGGGAGCTTTGAAGCTAACCGCTAG
- the LOC106295881 gene encoding homeobox protein HAT3.1 gives MDRAIRRRTTSSGSGLDQTNGAEVTPTPNKVPEAESHMKHESTNDVNGNVKIANGVSGEEEQESRTPVTVKKSSGTKFTGSHRELVLGLPCRGQFEIKRSSKKLGGGGGGGKKNVLASSHKRAQGSKEAASVRSNPTPVNESKKRKNYINKVEVREDDEYTRIKKKLRYFLNRISYEQSLIDAYSLEGWKGSSAEKLRPEKELDRAKKEILRRKVKIRDLIQHLDTLCAEGNIPESLFNSHGEISSEDIFCSKCGSKDVHIDNDIVLCDGFCDRGFHQYCVEPPLRKEDIPPDDESWLCPGCACKDYSFELLNDSLGTKLSVSDSWEKVFPEAAAAMAGGGGSNLDCDLPSDDSEDEEYDPEGLNDNEGDEDGSDESENEDGSSDESASASEEMIGSFKDAKDIMNLPSDDSEDDDYDPDAPARDEDKMQESSNSDDSDSDDVEANSKGDESDQQDEVTPHGKLGRKKSKLPDVSISESDAGIGEDVPGRRKVERLDYKKLYDEEYENVPTSSSDDEDWDKIAGKEDFESADEGDTVPLEQPSIEEDQKPKRENKKVTLKAPQEAPREDGCSGKQSSSASSKQTNPKTQRLFESFHENRYPDISTRENLAKELQMTVKQVNNWFRNTRFSTSKTMSSKEDVEKLRTCKERDGETSVAGSSKQTEPVTENKSGASESTSSGSRKRRRR, from the exons ATGGATAGAGCTATTAGAAGGAGAACGACGAGTAGTGGATCTGGTTTGGATCAGACTAATGGAGCAGAGGTAACTCCAACTCCTAACAAAGTACCAGAGGCAGAAAGTCACATGAAACATGAATCGACCAATGATGTAAACGGTAATGTAAAGATAGCCAATGGGGTTTCTGGTGAAGAAGAACAAGAATCAAGAACCCCTGTAACCGTAAAGAAGAGTTCTGGTACTAAATTTACAGGTTCGCATCGTGAACTTGTCCTTGGTCTTCCTTGCCGTGGACAATTTGAGATCAAGCGGAGTTCCAAGAAGCTAGGAGGTGGTGGTGGTGGTGGTAAAAAGAATGTGCTGGCTTCAAGTCACAAGAGAGCTCAGGGATCTAAAGAAGCTGCTTCTGTTCGTTCTAATCCTACGCCTGTAAATGAATCAAAGAAAAGGAAGAATTATATTAATAAAGTAGAAGTTAGAGAAGATGATGAGTACACAAGGATCAAGAAGAAACTTCGGTACTTTCTAAACCGGATCAGCTACGAGCAAAGCCTTATTGATGCTTATTCTTTAGAAGGCTGGAAAGGTTCAAG CGCGGAAAAGCTAAGGCCAGAGAAAGAGCTTGACCGAGCTAAGAAGGAGATTCTACGACGCAAAGTTAAAATCAGAGACCTTATTCAGCATCTGGACACACTCTGCGCCGAAGGGAACATTCCAGAGTCTTTATTTAATTCTCATGGAGAGATCTCTAGTGAGGAT ATCTTCTGTTCAAAATGTGGTTCGAAGGACGTACATATTGATAACGATATCGTACTATGCGATGGGTTTTGTGACCGAGGCTTTCACCAGTACTGTGTTGAACCACCTTTGCGGAAAGAAGATA TTCCTCCGGATGATGAGAGCTGGTTATGCCCTGGATGTGCTTGCAAAGATTATAGCTTTGAGTTGCTCAATGATTCTTTGGGGACAAAACTCTCGGTCAGCGACAGTTGGGAG AAAGTATTTCCTGAGGCAGCAGCAGCGATGGCTGGTGGTGGAGGTTCAAATCTGGACTGTGATCTTCCTTCAGATGATTCTGAGGATGAAGAGTACGATCCGGAGGGTTTGAATGATAATGAAGGTGATGAAGATGGCAGTGATGAGTCTGAGAACGAAGATGGGAGTTCGGATGAATCTGCATCTGCATCTGAGGAAATGATTGGATCATTTAAAGATGCAAAAGATATAATGAACCTTCCGTCTGATGATTCTGAGGATGATGACTATGATCCTGATGCTCCAGCTCGTGATGAAGATAAAATGCAAGAAAGTTCAAATTCAGACGATTCAGACTCTGATGATGTGGAAGCTAACTCAAAAGGAGATGAGTCTGATCAGCAAGATGAAGTTACGCCACATGGGAAGCTAGGCAGAAAAAAATCTAAGCTCCCAGATGTTTCCATCTCAGAGTCAGATGCTGGGATTGGTGAAGATGTTCCGGGGAGGAGGAAGGTTGAAAGGCTGGACTACAAAAAGCTCTATGAT GAGGAATATGAGAACGTTCCTACGTCATCAAGTGATGATGAGGATTGGGATAAAATTGCGGGAAAAGAAGATTTCGAGTCAGCAGATGAAGGGGACACTGTACCTCTGGAACAGCCTTCCATAGAAGAAGATCAGAAACCGAAAAGAGAAAATAAAAAGGTTACTTTGAAAGCGCCACAAGAAGCACCCAGAGAAGATGGTTGTTCTGGCAAACAAAGCAGCTCTGCATCATCTAAACAGACAAATCCCAAAACTCAG AGATTATTTGAGTCTTTTCATGAGAATAGATATCCAGACATTAGCACAAGGGAGAACTTAGCCAAAGAGCTACAGATGACAGTTAAACAA GTTAATAACTGGTTTAGGAATACGCGTTTTTCAACAAGCAAAACAATGTCTTCAAAGGAAGATGTTGAGAAGTTAAGAACATGCAAGGAACGTGACGGTGAGACATCTGTTGCTGGAAGTAGCAAACAAACCGAACCAGTCACAGAGAATAAGAGTGGAGCATCGGAGTCAACTAGTAGTGGATCAAGAAAAAGAAGGAGAAGGTAG
- the LOC106293590 gene encoding LYR motif-containing protein At3g19508, translating to MKKVLRVYGGVLRLVRLLPADTRPYYAKYARENFVNYRDVDVSETPLDELFQRAYNHSIWVLKKYSIDESAAKKLKEICFE from the exons ATGAAGAAGGTGCTCAGAGTATACGGCGGCGTTTTGAGGCTAGTTCGGCTTTTGCCGGCGGACACGAGGCCATACTACGCCAAGTACGCGAGGGAGAACTTCGTTAACTACCGTGACGTCGACGTAAGCGAAACACCCCTTGATGAACTCTTCCAACGGGCTTATAATCACTCAATATGGGTACTCAAAAAG TATTCAATCGACGAATCTGCTGCCAAGAAGCTAAAAGAGATTTGTTTTGAATAA
- the LOC106293272 gene encoding transcription factor bHLH113 isoform X2 has translation MGDTADDQAMVEAPGVPSFSELLMLSDGFLSSSEDHRREINGGDGGEDSFGFVFSGTNGSKMLCFSGDCQNGDESLFQEPSFPSGVSVSDPSSCTINTCKNSNDTCADERSIKSSNKRTGSGNGQNMDHNQKPSKKCKKNQDKSTVGIAKVRKERLGERIAALQQLVSPYGKTDAASVLHEAMGYIKFLQDQIQVLCSPYLINYSLDGGAVTGDVTPGKKVRDLRSRGLCLAPVSSTVHVENSNGADLWSPATASMGHTMSPSQ, from the exons ATGGGAGATACAGCAGACGACCAAGCTATGGTGGAAGCTCCCGGAGTCCCGAGCTTCTCGGAGCTTCTTATGTTGTCTGACGGGTTTCTTAGCTCCTCTGAAGACCACCGCCGCGAAATTAACGGCGGCGATGGTGGAGAAGACAGCTTCGGTTTTGTATTCTCCGGTACAAATGGGTCAAAAATGCTCTGTTTCAGCGGAGACTGCCAAAACGGCGACGAATCGCTCTTCCAAGAACCTTCTTTTCCTTCCGGAGTATCCGTTTCTGATCCTTCTTCATGCACTATTAACACTTGCAAGAACTCGAATGACACATGTGCTGACGAGAGATCAATTAAATCTTCAAAC AAGAGAACCGGGTCGGGTAATGGGCAAAACATGGATCATAACCAAAAACCAAGCAAGAAATGCAAGAAAAATCAGGATAAATCAACAGTTGGAATTGCAAAG GTAAGGAAAGAAAGGTTAGGGGAAAGAATTGCAGCGTTGCAGCAATTGGTTTCTCCATACGGAAAG ACAGATGCAGCTTCTGTGCTGCATGAAGCGATGGGTTACATCAAATTCTTACAAGACCAGATCCAAGTCCTTTGCTCTCCTTACCTAATCAACTATTCTCTT GACGGTGGAGCTGTTACCGGAGATGTAACGCCGGGGAAGAAAGTGAGAGACTTGAGAAGCAGAGGATTATGCCTAGCACCCGTCTCGTCCACTGTACACGTTGAAAACTCCAATGGTGCGGATCTATGGTCACCTGCTACTGCTAGTATGGGTCACACTATGTCACCCTCTCAATGA
- the LOC106293272 gene encoding transcription factor bHLH113 isoform X1 has product MGDTADDQAMVEAPGVPSFSELLMLSDGFLSSSEDHRREINGGDGGEDSFGFVFSGTNGSKMLCFSGDCQNGDESLFQEPSFPSGVSVSDPSSCTINTCKNSNDTCADERSIKSSNKKRTGSGNGQNMDHNQKPSKKCKKNQDKSTVGIAKVRKERLGERIAALQQLVSPYGKTDAASVLHEAMGYIKFLQDQIQVLCSPYLINYSLDGGAVTGDVTPGKKVRDLRSRGLCLAPVSSTVHVENSNGADLWSPATASMGHTMSPSQ; this is encoded by the exons ATGGGAGATACAGCAGACGACCAAGCTATGGTGGAAGCTCCCGGAGTCCCGAGCTTCTCGGAGCTTCTTATGTTGTCTGACGGGTTTCTTAGCTCCTCTGAAGACCACCGCCGCGAAATTAACGGCGGCGATGGTGGAGAAGACAGCTTCGGTTTTGTATTCTCCGGTACAAATGGGTCAAAAATGCTCTGTTTCAGCGGAGACTGCCAAAACGGCGACGAATCGCTCTTCCAAGAACCTTCTTTTCCTTCCGGAGTATCCGTTTCTGATCCTTCTTCATGCACTATTAACACTTGCAAGAACTCGAATGACACATGTGCTGACGAGAGATCAATTAAATCTTCAAAC AAGAAGAGAACCGGGTCGGGTAATGGGCAAAACATGGATCATAACCAAAAACCAAGCAAGAAATGCAAGAAAAATCAGGATAAATCAACAGTTGGAATTGCAAAG GTAAGGAAAGAAAGGTTAGGGGAAAGAATTGCAGCGTTGCAGCAATTGGTTTCTCCATACGGAAAG ACAGATGCAGCTTCTGTGCTGCATGAAGCGATGGGTTACATCAAATTCTTACAAGACCAGATCCAAGTCCTTTGCTCTCCTTACCTAATCAACTATTCTCTT GACGGTGGAGCTGTTACCGGAGATGTAACGCCGGGGAAGAAAGTGAGAGACTTGAGAAGCAGAGGATTATGCCTAGCACCCGTCTCGTCCACTGTACACGTTGAAAACTCCAATGGTGCGGATCTATGGTCACCTGCTACTGCTAGTATGGGTCACACTATGTCACCCTCTCAATGA